The nucleotide sequence ccacatcgtttgctggacaccaacTTGACAACCAGCAGTGAATGATGACAtccatgtcatcactggtctgATTTGGCAAACtggaaaactacggtgtccgacattgtttttgcatatgtacacaccgactcaacattaatcttagtgacctccgattggcgtaaccgggagtcattaccgccgacgtgaataacaatcttactgtatttacgtttatccttagccagaagtttcaaataagactcaatgttgcccgctctggccccagggatgcacttaactatggccgctggcttcgctaacttcacgtttctcaaaatggagtttgtttctctgtgtggcTGAGTGGGGGAAATCTGTGAACAGGTTGGTGTTAaaccgtggactttgaatgcttacgactattcctgcTTCGGACAGTCACCTAGCCACactttcctggctgctcaggagatggcGGAGGatggctaccagaggctaattCAGGTCGTTCCACActgactaccggggactggctagctacagtagctagaGTGATCagggtgcggagccggacttctaaattaCTAAGCCTCGCCTCCATGGCTATACataaactacacttgttacatgtaccattacctctaaaggaggcagaggattaacagaacatctgacacaccgagcaagagagagcaggagagggagagggggagctaacagctaagctaaagtacggTAGCGTCAGCAACCAAAACTCAACAACTATGTGATTTAGAGTCACTGGTATTTAGTTAGAGAAGCAAAACTTGcaaccaacacacaagcaccagaAATGGAACGGAATGAGTCAATACACTTACCTCAACGTCTCTACAGCCGTTCAGCTTCTcacacctccttgctaaacctgtactttaacgccctaaACCCGCCTGAGTTTAggtgtgaaccagggtttgccgatgttataactcaccctggtgagTGTTGAAatacagctgtcctcacagaagctgatgtatgACGTCACAGcatctgtaaactcatccagactgttggtagaagtcctgaaaacatcccagacagtgcagtccaaacatgcgTGAAGGTCCACTATAGCCTCACTGGTCCTCACAACAGGTTTACAAAGCTTTAATTTCTGCCTGTACACAGGAATCAGGTGGATCATTGAGTGGTCAGAATGTCCCAGAGCAGCGTGGGGGATAACGTGTAGCTGTGTAACACTGATCCAGAATGTTCTCCTCTCTGGTctattttataaactgtctgtatttagggagttcttggctgagatttcgcttggctgagatttccctTGTAGGATAATAAATAGGGAGTCTGGGTTTGCTCCACTCAGTATCTGGTCTGgtgttgttcccctgatgttcaagagctcttctctggtgtaAGAGCTTTgaaaatcactgaaaaaaaaaagagtttaaaaacaaaagcaaaacaaagtgcACCGAACACTGAGCCAACTATACGCAGCACCATGTTGGATCTtcatcatcaagattaaaacaaaaaaaggtttcactttatgtgtgatgaatctagaatatatgaaagtttcagtttttgacttaaattacggAATAAAAGGAACTTCCActatattctaattttctgagatgtaTATACCATACTGCATATATGCGGATGCTGAGGTCGTACATTATTAAGAAGGCGTCTCATAACCCTTACCTTGTTTTTCAAATACCGAAAATACAGACCCTCAATTATGAGTGCTTGAAACTTGTTCTATTGACATTCCTTACTCTACCAACAGCGATCAAttgctttttcactttcttctgaCAAATGTACTTATTGCTTACTTtacttaaatgtaaatgtaaaacacacGCACGATTACATATTTGTTTGCTGTAAGACAATGCAGTGGCAAGCCAATTTCAAGACTATTTATAGTTCCAAATATTAAATCTGGTAAAGACTACAATTCCAGCACAAGCAGCAAGATGCACACTGATACACGCATTTGTGTATTGGTGTAGATGAtggacattttcattaaaacagcAGACATGAGATGAGATGTTTCTACAGGCAGAAAATAATTGTATCTTATAATCCAGGACCAATGTCAGCCTTGGTAGTCCAGCATCTGTTGTGAGAAAAAAGAGGTGGATTTGtggggaaaaataaataaatatttttttcagctttCTCATCCCATCGTATATTAAAATCCAAATTTAGTGCACTCCACTCTAGGCAGAACGAGGACGAGTTATTTACAGCTTTAAAACCTGATACACACTTCTCACATCAGTTCAGTGTCTGAAACCTGACCTCTGGTCATGAGTTTCATGAGTAAGTGAGGAACTTGAACActtttataatgtaatttttaagGTTACTCCAATTTGGAACTCTATAAGTAGTAATGTAAAGAAGAGATGACACATGTCtgatacaaaaacaaatcttttcTCAGCCAAACAACATCCAAAcccatacacacaaatacagaaaacatacCCCATTACATCTACTTCACGTTTCAACACAAAAATCCATACCAAGACCTTTTTAGTGACTTTCACAATGAAATTCAACGATCCtaaattttgttgttttgggatATGACATATTGATTAAAATTCAATACATGATTCAAACTCTGTTTCCTGACCGGACCTACATAATGTAAACCATGGGACCTACGTTATGTAAATCACGTGAGGACCGCAGCAACACCAATGACGTTAACCCTAACTGCTAGCAGATCGGCCGTGAGAAAGATGTGCGCAGCTGTTGGGTTTagcggtcgacatgcatacaaccACTGACTTAGGTTTGACTTAGGAGGCTGTCAACGCCTTTAAGACTAATATAGTTAGCTAGGTAGCTAACACTTACACTACAAAGCTAACATAGCTATTGCTActtgactttatttaaaaaaacaaataaatgttgtttcacAGAGGAACTGAATGCTGGTCTCCGAGGTGAAAAGGCAGCTAAGTTGCTTGCCTTCCACCCAACACACCACCACCAGAATACAACTTTATGGCTATTTGTAATACATAACCATCTTTTTCACATGTTTGCGTTGTACCGCTATTATAGGTTGCTGCCACAATAAACGAAAACAGGTGTCGTAATTTTATGTGTCTGAAACAATCTACGTATATGGTAATTTTTCTGTTGAGGAAAGGCTCAATCAACTAGTTAAAAGTGTCTTGATAACcagttatttttaagttaattaTCAAGCAAAAACACCAAGCCATTCctgtttccagcttctcaaatgttgaggatttgctgcttcaTCATAAGGGATCCAAGCAGAgaagcttctttctttcttctttttctcttctaaaagtgtttgagcagcaaaaactgctggacaaaaactcaccaaaattggtaGGTGATATTCAttgacctcatggtggtgctgtAGCAATCAACTTTACATATTTGCAATTATTTTTTCGAAAACATCTTCGTTTAGCGTCAAACTTCtatcatcattttaatctctggattcatctgcatctttgctctaATGGTCTTTTATCACTTTTttctaaaacctattttttaTATGTGACAAGTGTTGGCctcactttatatttttcagaatatgatATATCGATTACCATCTATATCTGCAAGTCTTCATTAAAATgctaccaaaatcaacacagacattttctagatggctgatatcaagtatttcaaagggttttcagaTCGGTCAAACAGTGattctgcagtgatattcaatatcttgctgtaacttgtatagtatgcaaaacattttctttttttcactgttgGATCAGACACCCccaaaataattgacaacacacccaaaaccagcagaatgatgtgtgattaTTTAGAGAGTCACCTACTCTGGGGAGCTGAAGGTCGAGGGTTCAATACCACAGTTGACCAAATGTGAgacttttttcttatttttctctgctaaaaagtgcagcttaaactttaaaaccTGAAACGCAAAATgttgcaggtgggttgaacatttcacccagtaatcacgtacatataatgacactctTTGCGTTTCTGAAAGTCAAAAatttttcatcactttaatctcttaagtCATGTGCATCTGTCATTTTTCATGACTTCCTTGGATCCCGTTCATTGCCTCTATATTTATTAATTGAATTCCTTTGAGTTTTAAGCCTCAGGtattgtgatgagcatttttcactatttattGACAATTTTAGATTAAACAAATTATCAGTTCATCTAAAAAGTAATCAACAgattaacagataattaacagaCATCGCCATCGCAACGTGTGATTCTGGGATACAGAGACACCTGAGGATAGTTTTAATAGAGTTCATCAATTTGCACatatttgctttgttgtttgtttgattaattGGTTTCACTCCAAAATGGCGCTCTTTAAAATGCTTGTCAGCATTCGGATGCTGAACTTGAATAAAAAATATGGTAATTAtcaaaaatgttgcttttttcccctcacagcTCACACTCTTACATGCATGACCTCACTTATGTTCAATCACTCACCTGCCCTGTTGATCTCGATAATCTCCTCCTGTGCCAGTGGGCAGTCTCCAGTTCCCATCATGCTGCCAGATCCCACCATGCCAGGCCCGAGAACATTACCCATCAGCCTGTGCGGTGAGGCAGTTGCCATGGCCAGGGCATCTGGCTTGCAGTAGTTGGGGCTGCCTGGCTGTGGTGCTCGGGGGATGTGCTTGTTCCTCTTCTTGGGTAGTTTCTGCTTGGCCATGGCAAGGGAGTAGTACATGCCAAAGTTGTTGACGATGACGGGCACAGGCATGGCGATGGTCAGCACACCAGCCAAGGCGCAGAGAGCACCCACCAACATTCCCGACCATGTCTCAGGGTACATATCCCCATAGCCCAGCGTGGTCATGGTCACCACAGCCCACCAGAAGCCGATGGGGATGTTCTTGAAGTTAGTGTGGGCCGCAGCCGTCGGATCGTCTGGGTCTGCACCGATACGTTCGGCGTAGTAGATCATGGTAGCAAAGATGAGGACGCCCAGCGCCAGGAAGATGATAAGCAACAGGAACTCGTTGGTGCTCGCCCGCAGAGTGTGGCCCAGGACCCGTAAACCGACAAAGTGGCGAGTCAGCTTGAATATACGCAAGATACGGACAAAGCGCACCACACGCAGGAAGCTCAGCACATCTTTGGCTGTTTTGGAGGATAGACCGCTCAGCGCCACCTCCAGGTAAAAGGGCACGATGGCCACAAAGTCTATGATGTTCAGGGTGCTGCGGAAGAACTCTGCCTTGTCAGGGCAGAAGATGACCCGCAGCATCACCTCAATGGTAAACCAAATGACGCAGACACCCTCCACATATGTCAGCCAGCCATCTGTGACTACCTCATACACTATCTGCAGGGAAGAAGAATAAATAAAGGGTTAATGGATTTTATCAAGCCGTtactcattcatttattcattcattacaagGCACATGCCCAGAGGCACAATACCTTGTTCCTCCAGGGCATATTGTTCCACTATCTAATGTCATATGCATTTTTGCTTTATATTCTTTTCTCACTTTCTGTCAGAAGTTAAAGTTTATTTAGCAATTCCTCTTGAACTGTGAGTGTATCGAACCTCTGGccaatgaaaaatacagaacTCATATGAGGATGATCCTAACAAATGTCTTCCTTAACAAATAATGTTCACCACcacttctgtatttttgttaCCTGTTTCTCACAAATCTCCCAATTTTTTGTAGAAGAGCAATACACTGGAGTGTCcttttattaacataataaaCAAATCACTAAAACTTCATTGTACCTCCTCATGTGTTGTATTCCCAACGGTGACATTCTCCGTCTTGTTATAGATAGTGTTGAAAGCTTCATGGGTCTCCAGGCAGAAGGTAGAGATTGAGAGAAGAATGAAGAAGAGCGAGCCAAACGCCACATACTGCGGAGAGAAAAACAGTGTTACAATTTGCACATCCAGCATACATCATCTCCTTTTACTCAAGCAACACTACAGGAAACACAAACAATTGGCCAGTTTCAGCTATTCTGGCTAGTTTAAGCCTTTGTCATTAGTATTTAGGTTTTCATGTGATTTCtggtggaggagggggggtTTTGGCCATTGCAGTATATGGAAAACAGTGGTTATGCCATAAGACTGCAGATAGAGGGCACTAATAACAAACTGAGGAGAGTGGAGGAATGGTGTTTATTCACTGCAAATGTTCTGACTGCTGAAATCCCATTGATATCAGCACTTTtagagagatagagggagagaggtTAGGATGGCGGAGAGAGTAAAAGTAAGACAGGTATACATGGTacacatggtgtgtgtgtgtgtttgaagagaGTTACTGTGAGCACCATTATGAAATGATATCAATGGAAGCAAAGCTaattgatgtgtgtgtatgtaggttGAAACGGTCTTTTTTCAATCAGCATACAATAAATTGTCTATGCTGATACCACCTATAAGACCACACACACTCCATGTATCTTgcaaataatttatatattttatgtatgtatgtatcatCAGTCATTTTCTCTAGTGTTCGTGTGTATAGGGAGATTTCCTTTTCTCTGCAGCATCGCCCTGTCCCAtactcccatctctctctcttacagtcTCCTCCCACCCCCTTTCTAtgcctctctctgcctgtgcGTGTGAGCTGCCTGGATGTGTTGGGGTGCTCCCAGTGTGCATGCAATAGCAATTGTCTACGATAGATGGCAATGTTCTGAGCAGGTATTGTACAGTTACAATTACTTACTTTCACACCCCTGATGGAATCTAGTGTTCCAGATATACTTCACGTACATagaggtgaatggaattttgaTAAAGTCACATTTATAAGATTGAAGAGCAACTGTCCACAAACAGTGTCCTAATAAGACCTCACTGTgaacatttctctctttctactGAAGAAATCATTCCTTTAAAAAACTGCTGTGAGCGCCACAAATTAAATTCCATTCTCCTTCATGGTATTAGGATGGAGGATGAAAATTATGACATCTCAGAACTATCTTCAAAGACAGATACTACTAGAAGTaacttaaaatgtgtttttggtaaTGGGTGAACTGACCCGTCAACCTAAAGTCAAATTATGTTTCTTTAAGGTTGGTTTCACTTAGTTTTATCTTTAAAATTCTACAGTTTTTATACATATGTTAATTTGAGGTACGTTTACTGTATAGAAACATACATATTTGCAGTGAGATCAGGATTACAGGGCACATTATTTGGTTTTCTGCTCAAGCTTGCAGGAAGTAGAGGTGCAAACGTGAACAAAAAACGATTTTCTCTCAATCTGTTACATCCCTACCCTCCCAGTCCCCCTCACCCATGGGGTGAAGGGTACTCACCCATGGGGTGAAGGGTACTGGGAAGTTTATCATTGCAGCGGTGTTTTTGCTTCACTAGCATCAAGGGAGAAAAGTTCAATGGCTTTGTTTTATAGACCAATAACTTAACCCAAAACATGTTCCTCTTCAAATCAATAGGGGGAACCCTAAGGGCTTCAATCAGTCACATTTAGACTTAAGATGTAATAACAGTAGCACCCTGTTGAGATCCTTAAGGCTAGGAGCTCTCCAGACCTATTGAAATCTTCTGGGCAATACTAAGCACCTTCAATTGAAGAAATAGTCAAATATTTTTgggaaatatatttatttgctttttgtttattgGCTGGACGCaataacttcctggagtcttgtcatAACTGTGTAAGAGCAAAAACTCtcattataataaaaatcataatcagctttatttatttagcaataGTTGTACATAAGATACAACTCAGAGT is from Micropterus dolomieu isolate WLL.071019.BEF.003 ecotype Adirondacks linkage group LG02, ASM2129224v1, whole genome shotgun sequence and encodes:
- the LOC123967496 gene encoding potassium voltage-gated channel subfamily C member 1-like isoform X3 — encoded protein: MTCSASDSEKIVINCGGIRHETYRSTLKTLPGTRLSWLTEPDAYSNFDYDPKSDEFFFDRHPATFAFILNYYRTGKLHCPNDVCGPLFEEELAFWGIDETDVEACCWMNYRQHRDAEEALDSFETPEPDAPEDDPALTGGADGDLKRLCMQEDGRRATWWEVWQPNMWALFEDPYSSKYARYVAFGSLFFILLSISTFCLETHEAFNTIYNKTENVTVGNTTHEEIVYEVVTDGWLTYVEGVCVIWFTIEVMLRVIFCPDKAEFFRSTLNIIDFVAIVPFYLEVALSGLSSKTAKDVLSFLRVVRFVRILRIFKLTRHFVGLRVLGHTLRASTNEFLLLIIFLALGVLIFATMIYYAERIGADPDDPTAAAHTNFKNIPIGFWWAVVTMTTLGYGDMYPETWSGMLVGALCALAGVLTIAMPVPVIVNNFGMYYSLAMAKQKLPKKRNKHIPRAPQPGSPNYCKPDALAMATASPHRLMGNVLGPGMVGSGSMMGTGDCPLAQEEIIEINRAVIFKALTPEKSS
- the LOC123967496 gene encoding potassium voltage-gated channel subfamily C member 1-like isoform X2 — translated: MTCSASDSEKIVINCGGIRHETYRSTLKTLPGTRLSWLTEPDAYSNFDYDPKSDEFFFDRHPATFAFILNYYRTGKLHCPNDVCGPLFEEELAFWGIDETDVEACCWMNYRQHRDAEEALDSFETPEPDAPEDDPALTGGADGDLKRLCMQEDGRRATWWEVWQPNMWALFEDPYSSKYARYVAFGSLFFILLSISTFCLETHEAFNTIYNKTENVTVGNTTHEEIVYEVVTDGWLTYVEGVCVIWFTIEVMLRVIFCPDKAEFFRSTLNIIDFVAIVPFYLEVALSGLSSKTAKDVLSFLRVVRFVRILRIFKLTRHFVGLRVLGHTLRASTNEFLLLIIFLALGVLIFATMIYYAERIGADPDDPTAAAHTNFKNIPIGFWWAVVTMTTLGYGDMYPETWSGMLVGALCALAGVLTIAMPVPVIVNNFGMYYSLAMAKQKLPKKRNKHIPRAPQPGSPNYCKPDALAMATASPHRLMGNVLGPGMVGSGSMMGTGDCPLAQEEIIEINRADSKQNGDAATNAAALANEDCPTIDQVLGDERSPATGGLGSTTSRERYPHDRACFLLSAGEFQRTTDGNVRKVLSF
- the LOC123967496 gene encoding potassium voltage-gated channel subfamily C member 1-like isoform X1 — encoded protein: MTCSASDSEKIVINCGGIRHETYRSTLKTLPGTRLSWLTEPDAYSNFDYDPKSDEFFFDRHPATFAFILNYYRTGKLHCPNDVCGPLFEEELAFWGIDETDVEACCWMNYRQHRDAEEALDSFETPEPDAPEDDPALTGGADGDLKRLCMQEDGRRATWWEVWQPNMWALFEDPYSSKYARYVAFGSLFFILLSISTFCLETHEAFNTIYNKTENVTVGNTTHEEIVYEVVTDGWLTYVEGVCVIWFTIEVMLRVIFCPDKAEFFRSTLNIIDFVAIVPFYLEVALSGLSSKTAKDVLSFLRVVRFVRILRIFKLTRHFVGLRVLGHTLRASTNEFLLLIIFLALGVLIFATMIYYAERIGADPDDPTAAAHTNFKNIPIGFWWAVVTMTTLGYGDMYPETWSGMLVGALCALAGVLTIAMPVPVIVNNFGMYYSLAMAKQKLPKKRNKHIPRAPQPGSPNYCKPDALAMATASPHRLMGNVLGPGMVGSGSMMGTGDCPLAQEEIIEINRADSKQNGDAATNAAALANEDCPTIDQVLGDERSPATGGLGSTTSRERYPHDRACFLLSAGEFQRTTDGNVRKEEVPFMHILHLYCRGTAEAAAAPGFTLL